From a region of the Paenibacillus sp. R14(2021) genome:
- a CDS encoding NAD(P)-dependent oxidoreductase: MTKILVTGASGNGGQAVSRALLKAGYEVRMADVMPSHAEDLSQAEFMRCDTRTPADVRRAVEGMDAVIHLAAWHCAHTPPVSDDTIFAVNVDGTFQVFEACRQEGIKAIVYASSMAYGWGSVYGVSKVIGEDLCRSYHEMTNASIAMLRYHEFIPRPYLEFGARLLRNAVDRRDVANATVAAVEAALEQRFGLFRTIVHTDHGMPEQVVRDFRNLGPSWCESQVPGSRSMLEKYSIELPEHVEQHDLSEAERLLGWKPEIGFIEFLRDLKSRDEQGFDVSKLWVPSELPASL; encoded by the coding sequence ATGACGAAAATACTAGTAACCGGAGCATCCGGTAATGGCGGACAAGCTGTCAGCCGGGCCTTGCTGAAGGCCGGCTATGAAGTCCGTATGGCAGATGTAATGCCGTCGCATGCAGAAGATTTAAGCCAAGCTGAATTCATGCGATGCGATACGCGAACGCCGGCCGATGTGCGCCGTGCTGTGGAAGGCATGGATGCCGTCATTCATCTGGCTGCATGGCACTGCGCACATACGCCTCCAGTCAGCGACGATACGATCTTTGCTGTTAATGTTGACGGTACGTTCCAAGTATTCGAGGCCTGCCGTCAAGAGGGCATTAAAGCGATCGTCTACGCGTCATCCATGGCTTACGGCTGGGGATCGGTCTATGGCGTTTCCAAGGTCATCGGCGAAGACTTATGCCGTTCCTATCACGAGATGACGAATGCTTCGATCGCCATGCTGCGTTACCATGAATTTATTCCGCGGCCGTACTTGGAGTTTGGGGCTCGTCTGCTGCGGAACGCCGTAGACCGAAGAGACGTCGCAAATGCAACCGTGGCGGCGGTGGAAGCGGCATTGGAGCAGCGATTCGGGCTGTTCCGCACGATTGTACATACAGATCACGGCATGCCGGAACAAGTTGTACGCGATTTCCGGAATCTCGGACCGAGCTGGTGCGAATCGCAGGTTCCCGGTTCTCGCAGCATGCTCGAGAAGTATAGCATCGAGCTTCCGGAGCATGTGGAGCAGCATGATCTCTCCGAAGCGGAGCGTTTGCTCGGCTGGAAGCCAGAGATCGGGTTCATCGAATTTCTCCGCGATCTGAAGTCGCGCGATGAGCAGGGCTTCGATGTCTCGAAGCTGTGGGTGCCATCCGAACTGCCTGCTTCTTTGTAG
- the trxB gene encoding thioredoxin-disulfide reductase: MYNAIIVGTGPAGLTAAIYLARANMEPLVIEGPEPGGQLTTTTEVENFPGFPEGIMGPELIANMRTQAERFGAKFRTGWVNKVDMSNRPFKLEIEGGEELVTKSIIISTGASAKYLGIPGEKDNIGRGISTCATCDGFFFRGKKIIVVGGGDSAMEEAHFLTKFASEVRIVHRRDELRASKIMQDRARANSKIAWELNKTPIEVVANERGVTGLKVLNNATGEEELLETDGVFITIGHTPNTTFLDGQLQTNEIGYLLVKPGTTETNIPGVFACGDVQDPTYRQAITAAGSGCMAALDCEKFVEGHAVHDWSQSLNETESVQHV; the protein is encoded by the coding sequence ATGTATAATGCAATTATCGTCGGAACGGGACCAGCGGGGCTGACTGCCGCCATTTACTTGGCACGCGCCAATATGGAGCCGCTTGTCATTGAAGGGCCGGAGCCGGGCGGTCAGCTGACCACTACGACCGAGGTCGAGAATTTCCCGGGCTTCCCTGAAGGAATCATGGGGCCTGAGCTTATTGCAAACATGCGTACGCAGGCTGAACGCTTCGGCGCCAAGTTTCGTACGGGCTGGGTTAACAAGGTCGATATGTCCAACAGGCCGTTTAAGCTTGAAATCGAAGGCGGCGAAGAGCTGGTAACGAAATCGATCATTATTTCAACGGGTGCATCCGCGAAGTACCTGGGCATTCCGGGGGAGAAGGATAACATCGGACGAGGTATCAGCACCTGTGCGACTTGCGACGGTTTCTTCTTCCGAGGCAAGAAAATCATCGTCGTCGGCGGTGGAGACTCCGCAATGGAAGAAGCACACTTCCTGACGAAATTCGCCTCGGAAGTGCGAATTGTTCATCGCCGTGACGAGCTGCGGGCATCGAAGATCATGCAGGACCGCGCACGCGCGAACAGCAAAATCGCATGGGAGCTGAACAAAACGCCGATCGAGGTCGTGGCCAACGAACGCGGGGTAACAGGTCTTAAGGTGCTTAACAATGCAACCGGCGAAGAGGAACTGCTCGAGACGGACGGCGTCTTCATCACCATCGGCCATACGCCGAACACGACATTTCTGGATGGTCAGCTGCAGACGAACGAGATTGGCTATCTGCTTGTGAAGCCGGGAACGACGGAGACGAATATTCCGGGCGTCTTCGCTTGCGGCGACGTACAGGATCCGACATATCGCCAAGCGATTACGGCTGCCGGCAGCGGCTGCATGGCTGCGCTCGACTGCGAGAAGTTTGTTGAGGGACATGCCGTTCACGATTGGAGTCAGTCGCTGAACGAAACCGAATCTGTACAGCATGTATAA
- a CDS encoding co-chaperone YbbN, producing MDVINLTKDNFQSQIDHGVTLVDFWSTWETQLPIIGELATEYKHRAVIAKLNVDEEKEIAAEYKVTSIPTVMVFKDGYMVESMVGPQTGETLRQKINLYIALGETC from the coding sequence ATGGATGTAATCAATCTCACGAAAGACAATTTTCAAAGTCAAATTGACCATGGTGTCACGCTTGTCGACTTCTGGTCTACCTGGGAAACTCAGCTTCCGATCATCGGCGAGCTGGCGACGGAATACAAGCACCGCGCGGTTATCGCCAAATTAAACGTGGACGAGGAGAAAGAAATAGCAGCGGAGTACAAGGTTACGAGCATTCCGACGGTCATGGTGTTCAAGGACGGTTACATGGTCGAGTCAATGGTCGGGCCGCAGACCGGAGAAACGTTACGGCAGAAGATCAACTTGTATATCGCCCTTGGAGAAACGTGCTGA
- a CDS encoding DsrE family protein, whose protein sequence is MGRALHALLYAQEFHEAKVEVKVYFDGQGTLWVKQPEDPSHMFNPLYKAVKATGVLAGVCESCADAFGVTEEVAASGIELFSDAGDGHFSNAKLIAGDYQIITL, encoded by the coding sequence ATGGGAAGAGCGCTTCATGCGCTGCTTTACGCCCAGGAGTTTCACGAAGCAAAAGTCGAAGTGAAGGTGTATTTCGATGGTCAAGGCACATTGTGGGTGAAACAGCCCGAAGATCCTTCCCATATGTTCAATCCGCTGTACAAAGCAGTTAAAGCAACAGGCGTCCTGGCCGGCGTATGCGAATCTTGCGCAGATGCTTTTGGTGTCACCGAGGAAGTTGCAGCCTCCGGGATCGAATTATTCTCCGATGCAGGGGATGGACACTTCAGTAATGCGAAGCTCATCGCGGGCGATTACCAAATCATCACGCTGTAA
- a CDS encoding sugar phosphate nucleotidyltransferase, with protein MRIILLCGGQGARLWPLSYPGRTKPFIPLFDGPDGKQSAIQRIWKQLERSGLSRFVRIVIGADQEQILLDQLGTAAHYVIEPEGRGTYPAVVYAAADLFDGDDADEVVISMPADLDVDDSFYEHVLALERQLIQSEAQLGLLGVKPTEVSSKYGYMVPQPKESRAALLRIDHFVEKPAMDEAMQLIAQGALWNCGVTAMRVSYLKAQLEQDGVVPGNEGIAACVGDLNGTSIDCKLLQHAVDIIALPYEGKWTDVGSWETLAQAWEASANQSGISGEYQNINVINDTELTVKVDGLSDLLVVVSAAGILIRKQSPSNFR; from the coding sequence ATGCGTATTATATTGCTTTGCGGCGGACAGGGAGCAAGGCTGTGGCCGTTGTCCTACCCCGGCAGAACGAAGCCGTTCATACCGTTGTTCGATGGTCCGGACGGCAAACAATCCGCGATTCAGCGCATATGGAAACAGCTCGAACGAAGCGGACTATCCCGCTTCGTTCGTATTGTAATCGGAGCGGATCAGGAGCAGATTCTGCTGGATCAGCTAGGCACGGCAGCTCATTACGTCATAGAGCCCGAAGGACGAGGCACCTACCCGGCCGTCGTCTATGCGGCTGCCGATTTATTCGACGGTGATGATGCCGACGAAGTTGTCATTAGCATGCCAGCCGATCTAGACGTCGATGATTCCTTCTACGAGCATGTTCTAGCACTTGAACGTCAGCTGATTCAATCGGAGGCACAGCTTGGCCTGCTAGGCGTGAAACCGACTGAAGTCTCCTCCAAGTACGGCTATATGGTACCGCAGCCGAAAGAGTCCCGAGCGGCATTATTGCGGATCGATCATTTTGTCGAGAAGCCTGCCATGGATGAGGCGATGCAGCTGATCGCACAGGGCGCCTTGTGGAATTGTGGAGTGACCGCGATGCGCGTCTCGTATTTGAAAGCGCAGCTGGAGCAGGACGGAGTTGTGCCCGGTAATGAGGGAATCGCTGCTTGTGTCGGTGATTTGAACGGGACGAGCATCGATTGCAAACTGCTTCAGCACGCTGTCGACATCATTGCACTGCCGTACGAAGGGAAATGGACAGACGTGGGCTCATGGGAGACGCTTGCTCAAGCTTGGGAAGCGTCGGCAAATCAATCGGGAATTTCCGGTGAATACCAGAATATTAATGTCATTAATGATACGGAATTGACCGTTAAAGTGGACGGATTATCCGATCTGCTCGTGGTGGTTAGTGCTGCCGGCATTCTTATTCGGAAACAATCGCCGTCGAACTTTCGCTGA